One window from the genome of Epinephelus moara isolate mb chromosome 21, YSFRI_EMoa_1.0, whole genome shotgun sequence encodes:
- the rab36 gene encoding ras-related protein Rab-36, whose product MQDNRNGMIPFPPPISRDRVIGEFPKCYTPNASLQLKTDWDVQTKAACKDGAARHQPWDRQKMSKVVVVGDLNVGKTCLINRFCKDVFERDYKATIGVDFEIERFEISGVPFSLQIWDTAGQEKFKCIACAYYRGAQVIITVFDMADIKSLDHTCQWLEEAMKENEPDSCFIFLVGTKSDLLPLEERQRTEKDAARIATEMHAEFWAVSAKTGENVQGFFFRVAALAFEKCVLKDMENGVPASIGRGGDSIKSDRANLEEAAPQDTKRSCCS is encoded by the exons ATGCAGGATAACAGGAATGGGATGATTCCGTTCCCACCCCCCATCAGCAGAGACAGGGTAATCGGGGAATTCCCAAAG TGCTACACACCTAATGCCTCTCTGCAGCTGAAGACAGACTGGGACGTTCAGACTAAAGCAGCCTGTAAAGACGGAGCAGCCAGGCATCAGCC GTGGGACCGacagaaaatgtcaaaagtGGTGGTTGTTGGAGACCTTAATGTGGGGAAGACGTGTCTCATTAATAG GTTTTGTAAagatgtgtttgagagagactACAAGGCCACCATAGGTGTAGACTTTGAGATTGAGAGGTTTGAGATATCTGGAGTACCCTTCTCCCTACAGAT CTGGGACACTGCTGGGCAGGAAAAATTCAAGTGCATCGCTTGTGCATACTACAGAGGCGCTCAAG TCATTATCACAGTCTTTGACATGGCAGACATTAAGTCCCTGGATCATACATG ccAATGGCTGGAGGAGGCCATGAAAGAAAATGAACCTGACTCCTGTTTCATCTTCTTGGTTGGCACTAAAAGTGACCTGCTG CCCTTAGAAGAAagacagaggacagaaaaaGATGCTGCCAGGATAGCAACAGAAATGCATGCAGAGTTTTGGGCTGTTTCTGCTAAAACAG gggaGAATGTGCAGGGATTTTTCTTCAGGGTGGCAGCTTTGGCCTTTGAGAAGTGTGTACTAAAAGACATGGAGAATGGAGTCCCTGCTAGCATTGGACGTGGAGGAGATAGTATTA AATCAGATCGTGCCAACCTGGAGGAGGCAGCACCCCAAGACACGAAGAGAAGCTGCTGCTCATGA